DNA from Delphinus delphis chromosome 8, mDelDel1.2, whole genome shotgun sequence:
TCTGGAAACTCATGATTCTCTGCCTGGCTCTGTAGGTGATGCCCCTCAAGACCTGTCAGCTTCACCCTCCAGCCCCCAACTCTGGAGAACTTCAAAGCACTTGGTGCTGTCATAACAGCTCTTATGATAAGAGggatgaaaaaaaagatatttaagagaAAAGTGCCTTCTAATTAAGCCCATGGCCATAGGACTGTCTCAAAGGCAAGGTCAGAAGAAAATGTACAAGTTTAAGCAGCCAGTGAGGTGGAGGTGGGATTGGGTAAGAAGGAGTTTAACAAAAGTGAATTCATCTCAGTTCCCATCTTGTTTACCAGATTTAGCTTCAAAGAACTGTTGAATACTTCCTCTAGGCCAACCCACCTTCACGGGAGATAAATTTGTCACTATTGAGCACATTGGATAGAACCTTTGCGCTCCAAAGGCTTTTccagaaaagaaacacagaaaatgttGATTCTTTAACAGCGCCAGAGGAAAAAACAACCAGCCTCCTCAGAGGGTGGTTTTGAAAATACATCATTTGTTTGAATGTGTCTCTTTTGTTAACAGGTAGGTCACACTATGGAAAACCTGTCTctaagaataaatagaaatggaGTCTAAACTACTTGTTCCTAACATCATActaaatttaaacagaaaattattctcccttcttcattatttattttgagaatACAGTCTGGAGATAGGCTTTTGGGTATAGCTTAAGTGAGAAAGGAGGTTGTTTATTTAGGTCAAAGAGAGAATAGATACTGAGAGGCTAAGGCAATAAGCAGAGATTAGCTCATAAAATTTATTCAATATCACTTTATTCAAGGAGAAGATTAAATTATACAGAAAATGGAGGGAATGGAGCTCCTCAGAGGAATGAGTTTTCTCTCATGGCATGAGAAAGGGTGACGGGGCAGCTCTTCCTTTCCAGCCCTTAGTACTTGGTAGGGACTTTATAAGTGATGATCAAGTGAATGAATGCTTCTTACATATAGGGTGGACAACTCCCTCCTGGAATCACTATGGTTTCCTGCAACACCAGCACTTCTGGTTATTCTACCTTCCTCCTCACTGGCTTCCCAGGTCTAGGAGCGTCTCATCATTGGGTTTCCATCCCCATCAACCTCAACTGTGTGGTTTCCATCCTGGGTAACAGCATCATCCTCTTCCTGATCTGCACAGATCCAGCCTTACACGAACCCATGTACATCTTCCTGTCCATGCTGGCAGCCTCTGATCTGGGCCTCTGGGCCTCCATCTTCCCCACCATGGTGCAGCTCTTCTGGCTGGGTGTTGGTGAGCTGCCCTTCAATCTTTGTGCGGCACAGATGTTCTTCATCCACACGTTCACCTATGTGGAATTTGGTGTGCTGCTGGCCATGGCCTTTGATCACTTTGTTGCCATCCGGGACCCTCTGCACTGTGCCTCAGTTCTTACCCACTCAGCCATGGCCAAAGTGGGGCCTGCCATCCTGGTGAGGGCCATCCTGCTCAATCTCCCAGGACCCATCCTCCTGCAGTGTCTGCTCTTTCCCCAGATCAGTGTACCCTCTCACTGTTACTGCCTTCACGTGACCTTGTGGGTTTGGCCTGCTCAGAAACTCAGGTCAACAGCCTGGTTGGCCTGGTCTCCATCCTCCTCTCTTTGGGCTTTGACTCTTCCCTCATCATACTCTCCTTTGCCCTGATCCTACGGACTGTGCTGAGCATTGCATCACCTGGGAAACGACTAAAGGCACTCAACATGTGTGTCTCACACCTCTGCATTGTTCTCATATTTCACTCGCCCAAGCTGGGGCTGTCTGTGTTGCACCGAGTAGAGAAGCACAGCTACCCTGCTCTGGCAGTGCTTATGGCCAACCTGCACTTCTTGGTTCCGCCCTTCATGAACCCCATTGTCTACTGCATCAAGTCTAAGCAGATCTGTCAGGGCCTCCTAAAGCGCTTCCAGCAGAAAAGGGTTGATGTATCGTAGAGCAGCAGAAGGACACAGTGGCACACAACCCCTGTGGGTCAACCTGGATCTCGGGGGAGGATTAGTGGTGGAGTTAACTTTTGAGGTTTCTGAATGTTTCAGATCTTACCACTGAGCCTTTTGTGGGGCAGCATCAGCTTCTATATTTACCGTTTTGGGGGACTGAGATCATTGGAAAGCATATAGAAGTATCATCTTGGTAATCCTCTTGTTGCACTGATCAGAGTTGAACTCTTTCATACTCATATATACTGTAACATCTCCTTGCCTAGAGGACTCACTGAGAGGATGTGTGTGCGTATCTATTCGTGCAGGCACTTCTATCCTTTTCCCCACTGAATTTTACCCCGACCCATTTCATTTCAAACCTAAGGAAGAACTATATTTCTATTCTATTACGTATAATAAGAATATTATGTGTAAGTAAGCTATATTCACCTTAATACTAGCCCTCTTCTCCCACATTTAATATTAACCAGCTCATAtaccaagaaatagaaaagggGAGTGGTTGGTGGGAAACACGTAGGATAATACTGTACCTGCTGAGTTCACTTAGCACCTATTTACACCTTAGGGCGtggcagttttcttttggttctcTTCATGTGTGTTTCTGCTTTGAGCTAGAGAGAAAGTTTGGTGTTGCCAAGCCCAGGAAAGCTTCTCACTGTCCACTTAGATTTTCTTATGATTAAGTATTGATATTTGAAATTATGGTTAGGGCCACATTCTGAGCCTGCATTAGAGCCCACATGAGGAAAAAGTCCACATTTGTTGCTAGATTCCATcgtttttttaagaaagaatttcACCTAGGATTTACAAAATGTCGGTCTCTAAAACTGCCAACCCTATCAGGTATGAttaataaagatttaaatattaattttcacaTTCTGATGTCACTACTTAGTAACTGCATGATGGGTGAGCCATTCCCACGCATGAGACAATGAAAGGAATTCCTTCAGCATTAACAGCTCCTATCTTTCagggctttattattttttttcttccttcctgagggGAGTTCtttttattgattcttttttttttaaaaaagccagtttattgaggtatgattggcATATTAAAAGCTGtgcatatttattatatacaacTTGATGGGTTTGGCGATAAGAGGTCTACCGTACAGCATAGTCCCTGTCattaacaatactatattgtatcttaaaaattttctaagagggtagatcttgtGTTCCTATCaaatataaaactaataataaataaaaaaggcaagaggaaacttttggaggtgatggatatgtttatggcatagattgGGGTGATAGTTTCACAGAGCCCTTAATTTTATTGGTGTCATCTACTTGACATTTTTGAGATGTGAACCCTATCATTCTGACTGAACACTTATATCACAGGAGGCTGGGTAGGTTTGCAGCCATGTACACTTTAgccatttgccttatttatttatttaattgaaatgtagttgatttacaatgtggttgtttctggtgtacagcaaagtgattcatttatatacacatacacatatatattctatttcatattcttttccattaaagtttatcacaagatattgaatatagttccatgttcTATAtagtaggattttttaaaaaaatctattttatatatagtagtttgtatctgctaatcccaaactcctaatttatccctcctcccattcccctttggtaaccataagcttgtttgctatgtctgtgagtctgtttctgttttgtaaataagttcatttgtatcatatttttagattacacatataagtgatatcatatgatatttatctttgtctgaattacttcacttagtatgataatttctaggtccattcatgttgctgcaaatgacattatttcattccttttaatggctgaatagtattccattgtgtgtgtgtgtgtgtgtgtgtgtgtgtgtgtgtatctgtatattacatctttattcatctgtcaatggacatttaggttgattccatatcttggctattgtaaatagtgctactatgagcATAGGGGTACATATACCTTTTTGAACTAtacttttgtctgggtatatgcccaggagtgggattgctggatcatatggcaactttttagatttttaaggaatgtTTGCACTATTccccatagtggctataccagtttatattcccaccaacagtgtaggagggttcctttttctctacatcctctccagcatttaacatttgtagactttttggtgatggccattctgactggtgtgaggtgacacctcattgtagtttcgatttcatttctctaataattagctatgttgagcactttttcatgtgcctcttattGGCCATCCatattctttggagagatgtctgtttatgtcttctgcccagtttttggattcggttgtttggtttttttcgatattgagctgtatgagctatttgtttATTTCGGAAATTAAGCCATTTTTCATCGCATTGTTTGCACATACCTTCTTCCATTCCATagactgtctttctgttttctttatggtttcctttgctgtgcaaaagctcataagtttgattaggtttcatttgtttatttttacttttatttctattgccttgggagactgattgaagaaaacattgctacaatttatttcagagaaagttttgcctatattctcttctaggagttttatggtgtcatgtcttatatttaagtctttaagccattttgagtttatttttgtgtatggtgtgagttAGTGTTCTgaacttcattgatttgcatgtagctgtccagctttcccaacaccacttgcagaaaagactgtcttttctccactgtatattcttgctcctTTGTTGAAGATGTATTTATCATAAGTGTGttggctttctgttctgttccactgatccatatgtctatttttgtgccagtaccacactgttttgattactgttgctttgtggtattgtctgaagtctgagagggttatgcctccagctttgttcttttccctcaggattgctttggtaagtctgggtcttttatggtttcacataaattttaggattatttgctctagtttggtgaaaaatgtcatgggtaatttgatggggatcacaataaatctatagattgctttgggtagtatggccattttaacaatattaattcttccaatccaagagcatgggatatctttccatttttaaaatcaccttcaatttcttttatcaatgttttttCATTCCTAGCATACAAATCTTtaacctccttggtcaggtttattcctacatatttttttttgatgtgattgtaaaagggatttttttaaactttccctttctgatatttcattgttagtgtaaagaaatgtgacagatttctgtttgttaatcttgcatcctgctactttgctgaatttgtttgtCAGTTCTAgtggtttttgtgtggagtctttagggttttctatatatagtatcatgtcatctgcatataatgacaatttcacctcttcccttccagtttggatcccttttacttcttttccctgtctgattgatgtggctaggtcttccagtactatgttgaataacagtggtgagagtgggcatccttgtctttttccagatTTTAGAAGGAaggctttcagtatttcaccactgagtattatgTTGGTGGTGGATTTGTTATAAGTAGCTTTTATCATGCTGCAGTatattccttctatacccactttggtgagagtttttatcatgaatggatgttaaattttatgaaatgctttttctgtatctaattgagatgatcatgtggtttctgTCTTTTGTTGGTATGGTATATATCACATTGATTCgcatatgttgaatcatccttgtcACAcagggatgaatccaacttggttgtggtgtatgatcctttttatgtgttgttggactcagtttgctaatattttattgagaaattttacatctatattcataaaagatattggccttttattttttggtagtgactttgtttggttttggtcatggtggcttcatagaatgactttgggagtgttctctcctcttcaatcttttggaagagtttgagcagaATTGGtttaagttctttgtatatttggtagaattccccagttaAACCATCCAGTCTTAatcttttgtttgcagggagttttttttttttccttctaaaattacagattcaattttaCCTCtagcgattggtctgttcaaattatctatttcttcttgattcagttttggtgggctacatgtttctagaaacttgtccatttcttctaggttgtccggtttgttggcatataattgttcatggtgtactcttataattttttgtagtTCTGTGGTagtggttgttatttctcctccttcatttcttatttttatttgggtcctctgtcttttcttcttggtgaacctggccagaggtttgttgaTATTTATCCTTTCAAGAAACCAGCTCCTggtttgattaattttttctatttttttggtctaaaatctttgtttttatttatattcattaaaaaaaatttattgaagtacagttgatttacaatgttgcattaatttcttctttacagtaaagtgactcagttatacacacacatatttatgtatgtatacacatacatatatatatgtgtgtgtgtatatatatatatatatatatatatattctttttcatattcttttccattttggtttgtcagagaatattgactatagttccctgtgctatacagtatgaccttgttgtttatccatcctgtatataacaGTTAGCCTCTGATAATTCCAAGCTCCcattcctttcctcccctccccccccacctcccttggcaaccacaagtctgttctctatatctgtgaatctttttttgtttcatagatgtgttgatttgtattgtattttagattccacatataagtgatatcatatgttatttgtctttctctttctgacttacttcacttagtatgataagctctaggtccatccatgctgctgcaaatggcattatttcattctttttgatggctgagtagtattccattgtatatataccatgtcatctttatccattcatctgttgatggacatttagattgtttccatatcttggctattgtaaatagtgctactgtgaatATAGGGGTAAATGTGCCCTTTCGAATTAtacttttctctgggtatatgcccaggagtgggattgctgggtcattggcaacactatttttagttttttgaggaacctccatactgttttccatagtggctgcaccaatttacattcctgccaac
Protein-coding regions in this window:
- the LOC132429078 gene encoding LOW QUALITY PROTEIN: olfactory receptor 51H1-like (The sequence of the model RefSeq protein was modified relative to this genomic sequence to represent the inferred CDS: inserted 1 base in 1 codon); its protein translation is MVSCNTSTSGYSTFLLTGFPGLGASHHWVSIPINLNCVVSILGNSIILFLICTDPALHEPMYIFLSMLAASDLGLWASIFPTMVQLFWLGVGELPFNLCAAQMFFIHTFTYVEFGVLLAMAFDHFVAIRDPLHCASVLTHSAMAKVGPAILVRAILLNLPGPILLQCLLFPQISVPSHCYCLHXDLVGLACSETQVNSLVGLVSILLSLGFDSSLIILSFALILRTVLSIASPGKRLKALNMCVSHLCIVLIFHSPKLGLSVLHRVEKHSYPALAVLMANLHFLVPPFMNPIVYCIKSKQICQGLLKRFQQKRVDVS